In Lachancea thermotolerans CBS 6340 chromosome H complete sequence, a single genomic region encodes these proteins:
- the ARC40 gene encoding Arc40p (highly similar to uniprot|P38328 Saccharomyces cerevisiae YBR234C ARC40 Essential subunit of the ARP2/3 complex which is required for the motility and integrity of cortical actin patches): MSNSIVANLKLAKAPIYSHCFSQDRSLVAVTLNSDCLVFKLTPGGKPALVATLPDHDKTVTAVDISIHGRIVTCSQDRNAIVWEPLSDGTYKPTLVLLRINRAATCVQWAPSGYKFAVGSSARIIAVCYYEQENDWWVSKHIKKPIKSTINCVSWHDNGIMLACGGTDGYVRAFSGFVKGLDSRDQVANSPWAEKFPFGALIREWYHGAWIHDVQWRSSQEKLAYVAHDGSFNVVDPSDHVSTTFSPEGLPLMALVWINDHEALCGGFSCHPVLFGEGASGWQFSKNIDKDIAPSTPASASTGDDDDEGNAPFGMSALKKFKELDLKGKVSAQVQESTHENAIVELAPYSVTAGNVTEVSSCGLDGKIVIYRV; the protein is encoded by the coding sequence ATGTCAAACTCAATTGTTGCCAACCTCAAGCTTGCGAAGGCGCCCATTTATTCCCATTGCTTCTCGCAAGATCGGTCTCTTGTTGCAGTAACTCTCAACAGTGACTGCCTTGTCTTCAAACTAACGCCTGGAGGCAAGCCCGCACTAGTGGCGACCTTGCCTGACCATGACAAGACCGTGACTGCCGTTGACATCTCGATCCACGGCCGAATCGTAACCTGTTCGCAGGACAGAAATGCGATTGTTTGGGAGCCATTGAGCGACGGGACTTACAAGCCCACCTTAGTGCTTCTGCGTATTAACAGAGCCGCCACTTGCGTGCAGTGGGCTCCTAGCGGCTACAAGTTCGCAGTGGGTTCGTCTGCTCGAATCATCGCGGTGTGCTACTACGAGCAGGAAAACGACTGGTGGGTGTCGAAGCACATCAAAAAGCCCATCAAGTCAACCATCAACTGCGTTTCGTGGCACGACAATGGTATCATGCTCGCGTGTGGTGGAACAGACGGTTATGTTCGCGCGTTCTCGGGGTTCGTGAAGGGGCTGGACTCGCGTGATCAAGTTGCAAACTCGCCTTGGGCTGAGAAATTCCCCTTCGGTGCTCTAATTCGCGAATGGTACCACGGCGCGTGGATCCACGACGTGCAATGGAGAAGCTCCCAGGAGAAGCTTGCCTACGTTGCTCATGATGGCTCTTTTAATGTCGTGGACCCCTCTGACCACGTTTCGACCACATTTTCTCCTGAGGGCCTTCCGCTCATGGCGTTGGTGTGGATAAACGACCATGAAGCTCTGTGCGGCGGGTTTTCATGCCATCCAGTGTTGTTCGGAGAAGGCGCTTCTGGGTGGCAGTTTTCGAAGAACATCGACAAGGATATCGCCCCTAGCACTCCTGCGTCTGCTTCTACCGGagatgacgacgacgaaggAAACGCGCCTTTCGGTATGTCAGCGcttaaaaagttcaaagaacttgatctCAAAGGAAAAGTTTCGGCCCAGGTGCAAGAATCCACCCATGAAAATGCTATTGTCGAGCTCGCGCCCTACTCTGTCACAGCCGGAAATGTCACTGAGGTCTCCTCCTGTGGCTTGGATGGCAAAATTGTTATCTATCGTGTTTAA
- the DAD3 gene encoding Dad3p (similar to uniprot|P69850 Saccharomyces cerevisiae YBR233W-A DAD3 Essential protein component of the DASH complex involved in spindle integrity and kinetochore function interacts with Duo1p and Dam1p localizes to intranuclear spindles and kinetochore) has protein sequence MDELTPLQRSILSKYETLADSLHNLDETIKDLSRRDVPESPEEVLRQLREIEIKIALVGTLLKGSVYSLVLQRRGLKQGEA, from the coding sequence ATGGATGAGCTAACACcgcttcaaagaagcattCTGAGTAAATACGAGACGCTTGCAGATTCACTACACAACCTCGATGAAACTATAAAGGATTTGAGCAGACGCGATGTGCCTGAATCGCCAGAAGAGGTGCTGCGGCAACTTCGTGAGATTGAAATTAAGATCGCCCTGGTGGGGACCTTACTCAAAGGAAGTGTCTATTCCCTGGTTTTGCAGAGGCGGGGCCTGAAGCAAGGAGAGGCCTAA
- the TAF6 gene encoding TATA-binding protein-associated factor TAF6 (highly similar to uniprot|P53040 Saccharomyces cerevisiae YGL112C TAF6 Subunit (60 kDa) of TFIID and SAGA complexes): MASQQQSYTIWSPQDTVKDVADSLGITNISDDVLRSLAMDVEYRILEIVEQAVKFKRHAKREVLTTEDIARALRVLNVEPLYGYQDGSARAKDASFSKVNAPGGQTLYYLNDEEVDFDKLINEPLPKVPRLPTFTTHWLAIEGVQPTIPQNPSLNDIRMSQPPIVRGAIVTTINDTSFQTSASDEKETQHISLIKPGQANEVKPLVKHVLSKELQIYFDKVVGALISKDRDDKAHHLRAAALTSLRSDTGLHQLVPYFIQFIAEQITHNLSDLDLLTTMLEMIYSLLSNTHVFLDPYIHSLMPSILTLLLAKKLGDNPPPNSSKEQREASEKVSKDTGTEFLEKTNALRDFAASLLDHVLRKFPQVYKSLKPRVMRTLLKTFLDTNRSFGTYYGCIKGVAVLGPESVRFFLGNLQSWANLVFEEHTTKENDKDEGGHTGRFTEQETKLLCDVIIESLVVLKSDLPPGQKYDEEITQSQKENLVKRCGSTIADRLLERSDASELVAAIFFGE; encoded by the coding sequence ATGGCCAGCCAGCAGCAGTCTTATACCATTTGGTCACCCCAAGATACAGTGAAGGATGTAGCTGACTCGCTTGGGATAACGAACATCAGCGATGACGTTTTGAGATCACTTGCAATGGATGTGGAGTACCGTATTCTCGAAATTGTGGAGCAAGCCGTAAAGTTCAAGAGACACGCTAAAAGAGAGGTTTTGACCACTGAGGACATTGCCAGGGCCCTAAGAGTACTCAATGTTGAACCTTTGTATGGATATCAAGACGGGTCAGCCAGAGCCAAAgatgcttctttttcaaaagttaaTGCCCCTGGAGGCCAGACATTATATTACTTGAATGACGAGGAAGTCGATTTTGATAAGCTTATTAATGAACCACTGCCCAAAGTTCCTCGTTTGCCTACCTTTACTACACATTGGCTAGCCATTGAAGGAGTGCAACCAACGATACCTCAGAATCCTAGCCTGAACGATATTCGGATGTCTCAGCCTCCAATAGTTCGTGGGGCGATTGTTACAACTATCAATGACACGAGCTTTCaaacttctgcttctgaTGAAAAGGAAACTCAACATATTTCACTGATCAAGCCAGGACAAGCCAACGAAGTGAAGCCCTTGGTCAAACATGTGTTGTctaaagagcttcagaTCTATTTTGATAAGGTTGTTGGCGCCCTCATTTCGAAGGATAGAGACGATAAAGCTCACCATTTGAGAGCAGCGGCTCTTACTTCCCTACGTTCAGATACAGGCCTGCATCAGTTGGTTCCCTACTTCATACAATTTATCGCGGAGCAGATAACTCACAACTTGTCGGACCTTGACCTTCTTACAACAATGCTCGAGATGATCTATTCTCTTTTGAGTAACACACACGTCTTCCTAGACCCCTATATTCATTCGCTGATGCCCTCGATTCTGACTCTTCTGCTGGCTAAGAAACTGGGAGATAATCCTCCACCAAATTCTTCGAAGGAGCAACgagaagcttctgaaaaggtGTCGAAAGATACTGGAACGgagttcttggaaaaaaCTAATGCCTTGAGAGActttgcagcttctttgctAGATcatgttttgagaaagtttCCACAAGTTTATAAATCGCTCAAGCCTAGGGTTATGCGGACGCTACTGAAGACGTTTTTGGATACAAATAGATCATTCGGCACTTACTATGGTTGCATAAAAGGAGTGGCTGTTCTCGGGCCTGAGTCAGTTCGGTTCTTTCTAGGCAACTTACAAAGCTGGGCAAATTTGGTGTTTGAAGAGCATACTACAAAAGAGAACGACAAAGATGAAGGCGGCCATACAGGCAGGTTTACAGaacaagaaacaaaattaCTGTGCGATGTGATTATCGAATCGCTTGTCGTGCTCAAATCTGACTTGCCTCCTGGCCAAAAATATGACGAAGAGATCACTCAGAGCCAAAAGGAGAACTTGGTCAAGCGCTGTGGATCCACTATTGCTGATAGACTACTTGAAAGATCAGATGCGAGCGAACTGGTGGCTGCAATCTTTTTTGGAGAATAA
- the SLD3 gene encoding Sld3p (weakly similar to uniprot|P53135 Saccharomyces cerevisiae YGL113W SLD3 Protein that interacts with Cdc45p in initiation of DNA replication gene exhibits synthetic lethality with dpb11-1), whose product MSVNGADEEYVGGRDSTKNQKPNELTFQGNEKQSIKYIGACSEVPISWLDHSQEPVLLVETDLRKEFLYILEQSSDHEKHVFELCESGYTKTFVFERYFNKSWVRWHLGTIDPSSLKLKQSDNCSQSKRPPPKSRMANTKKWVETNLLNLLELWKEERVLVPGSEEVKTTAFLEMKPPLPVSGEGKLTGSVQHKHPTIDPGTYLRRKYYEALFTFRIPLAYFAKSNLVRARNMSNTSTNEVISYQMHLADLLLEIHDFDQRHDNGGKGILTYELSPDDISDIRDSSLGRFEDLKKRYSSQCLGDLRLLIKVREIKLQMMLLLELIAINQMDIKLKDFEEKYKTKLKKRAKRVARKNMSSRTALKRGKAEFANPSLDFCEKLDIYADKLCIIDTMLLSSVPPQKDSQVESSSSASLVTKISEYKKNLTNSGKESSTIGFMTYVLIPYFTRKTPHAVKFISRKFKGLRLNNSTRPEKPNTLGLVSSLNDPSNERATVEIPSSPPSEDSSKTASVCTNITSPPMQQPPKAFKRVSFPNRPLPSNIRSKSQLSEFLELESGLSKKLTSATRANSDLLLDKLQKRQMPATEFSLHNTNSLTRESSFMQKQVQSTRNSSSVMFQRVGKRLKEQKRASLETANYLNVQVEATPHGKKSDSNALPKFDSAIIESPLATTEKPSHPSGVPVKAGAPLRTPSRQFGSPTGDVQVPASGAKELANTTDVIASPQIVKTRRVRRRLFAPD is encoded by the coding sequence ATGAGCGTTAATGGAGCGGATGAAGAATATGTCGGAGGTAGAGATTCTACTAAAAACCAGAAACCAAACGAGTTGACATTTCAAGGCAATGAAAAACAAAGTATAAAGTACATTGGAGCATGCAGTGAAGTCCCAATTTCGTGGCTAGATCACTCACAAGAACCTGTGTTACTTGTCGAGACAGATCTTAGGAAAGAATTTTTGTACATTCTCGAGCAGAGCAGTGACCACGAGAAGCATGTGTTTGAGCTTTGCGAAAGCGGCTACACGAAGACAttcgtctttgaaagataCTTCAACAAGTCTTGGGTTCGCTGGCATCTCGGTACCATTGATCCATCCTCTTTAAAACTTAAGCAAAGTGACAATTGTTCCCAATCAAAGCGCCCGCCGCCTAAGTCTCGCATGGCAAATACAAAAAAATGGGTGGAAACAAACCTCTTAAATCTGTTAGAACTTTGGAAAGAGGAGCGTGTTCTGGTTCCTGGAAGTGAAGAGGTAAAAACAACCGCATTTTTAGAAATGAAGCCTCCGTTGCCGGTTTCCGGTGAGGGCAAGCTAACTGGCTCTGTTCAACACAAACATCCAACAATTGACCCCGGAACATATCTTCGCAGAAAATATTATGAAGCTCTATTTACTTTCAGAATCCCACTTGCGTACTTTGCGAAGTCAAACTTGGTTAGAGCGAGAAATATGAGCAATACCAGCACAAACGAGGTTATCTCCTACCAAATGCACCTTGCAGACTTGCTATTAGAAATTCACGATTTCGACCAAAGACACGATAATGGTGGAAAAGGGATCTTAACCTACGAATTGAGTCCTGACGATATATCCGACATTCGTGATAGTTCCTTGGGACGTTTCgaggacttgaagaagcgATACTCGTCGCAGTGCTTGGGGGACCTACGGCTCTTAATTAAAGTTCGTGAGAtaaagcttcaaatgatgttgcttcttgaacttatAGCCATTAATCAAATGGATATAAAGCTGAaagattttgaggaaaagTATAAAacaaagctcaagaagcgCGCTAAGCGCGTGGCCAGGAAAAACATGTCCTCAAGAACTGCTCtaaaaagaggaaaagcaGAATTTGCAAATCCTTCTCTTGATTTCTGCGAAAAACTAGACATTTATGCAGACAAGCTGTGCATTATCGATACAATGTTATTATCGAGTGTGCCGCCTCAAAAGGACTCACAGGTTGAAAGTTCGAGTAGCGCATCCTTAGTCACAAAAATATCGGAATACAAAAAGAATTTGACGAATTCTGGCAAAGAAAGTTCAACGATAGGGTTCATGACATATGTGTTAATACCTTACTTTACCAGAAAAACACCTCACGCAGTTAAGTTTATTTCGAGGAAATTCAAGGGCCTGCGCTTAAATAACAGCACAAGGCCTGAAAAGCCGAACACATTGGGACTTGTATCCTCTTTAAATGATCCTTCAAACGAACGAGCAACCGTCGAAATACCGAGCTCTCCACCATCAGAAGATAGCTCTAAAACTGCTTCTGTTTGCACTAATATCACCTCCCCTCCTATGCAGCAGCCACCGAAGGCTTTCAAGCGAGTTTCATTTCCCAACAGGCCTTTGCCGTCCAACATACGAAGCAAGTCGCAGCTTAgcgagtttttggagctAGAATCTGGGCTATCGAAGAAATTAACATCCGCAACGCGCGCTAACTCtgatcttctgcttgaCAAGTTACAAAAGCGTCAAATGCCTGCTACTGAGTTCTCTTTACACAATACAAATTCACTAACAAGggaaagctctttcatGCAGAAACAGGTCCAGAGCACCAGGAATTCATCTAGCGTCATGTTCCAACGTGTTGGGAAACGCctgaaagaacaaaaaagagcatcTTTGGAAACTGCAAATTACCTAAATGTGCAAGTGGAGGCAACGCCTCATGGCAAGAAAAGTGATAGTAATGCTTTGCCGAAGTTCGATTCCGCTATCATAGAGTCGCCCCTGGCGACCACTGAGAAGCCCTCGCATCCAAGTGGAGTGCCAGTAAAGGCTGGCGCTCCACTCCGCACTCCATCTCGGCAGTTTGGTTCGCCAACAGGGGACGTACAAGTTCCAGCGAGTGGTGCTAAGGAGCTCGCCAATACAACAGATGTGATAGCATCCCCACAAATTGTAAAAACTCGGCGCGTAAGGCGCCGCTTGTTTGCTCCTGATTAA
- the PBP2 gene encoding telomere maintenance protein PBP2 (similar to uniprot|P38151 Saccharomyces cerevisiae YBR233W), which produces MGTSEKNEELPNSPNVLKRKKEDCQEELLEAEIKRVALDDTEETNDPGNEINKDYIHLRMLCLVKQASMIVGPGGEKISRMKEETNTRINVSDNIRGVPERVIFIRGRCEDVAKVFGMVVRAINGETDGESSEQSATLTLNILIPHHMMGCVIGRQGSRLREIEELSAAKLMAGPQTLPMSNDRILCVSGVADAIHIATYYVGQTILNHKATFASKKCIFYLPSLLHSVLVNSYGVSLQHQQQHQYRPGENGKKRLHRYSASPDFGYAYPGVPSAPHMAVHNVRVADTLAAATIPPALAPQLSLIQQEVYIDDNYVGNVIGKGGKHINSIKETTGCSIQIDDHVEGCSERKILIRGTPIGSQTAILLINNKIEMDRRNKQSIGDKLENPLSS; this is translated from the coding sequence ATGGGCACTTCtgaaaagaatgaagagctCCCCAACTCTCCAAATGTGCTAAAGCGCAAAAAAGAGGACtgccaagaagaactgcTTGAAGCTGAGATAAAAAGGGTCGCTTTGGATGACACCGAGGAAACCAATGATCCTGGCAATGAAATTAACAAAGACTACATCCATCTCAGGATGCTCTGTCTGGTAAAACAGGCGTCGATGATTGTGGGCCCCGGAGGCGAAAAGATATCAAGAATGAAGGAAGAAACTAATACGAGAATCAATGTTTCTGATAACATAAGAGGGGTTCCCGAGCGAGTCATCTTTATCAGAGGCCGATGCGAGGACGTGGCAAAGGTGTTCGGAATGGTCGTACGGGCCATAAATGGGGAGACGGATGGCGAATCTAGCGAACAGTCTGCAACCTTAACCCTCAATATTCTCATACCGCACCATATGATGGGATGTGTGATAGGGCGACAAGGCTCCCGGCTGCGAGAGATAGAAGAGCTGAGCGCTGCGAAGCTTATGGCGGGCCCACAAACGTTGCCCATGTCAAATGATCGAATTTTGTGCGTATCTGGAGTTGCAGACGCCATCCACATCGCAACATATTACGTCGGTCAAACAATACTGAATCACAAGGCCACGTTTGCGAGCAAAAAGTGCATATTTTATCTTCCCAGTCTTCTACACTCTGTTCTAGTGAATAGCTATGGTGTGAGCCTTcagcaccaacagcagcaccaATACAGGCCGGGGGAGAATGGAAAAAAGAGACTTCATCGTTATTCTGCAAGCCCCGACTTCGGGTACGCATACCCAGGCGTTCCTAGCGCACCGCACATGGCTGTTCACAACGTGCGCGTGGCTGACACGCTCGCCGCCGCGACTATACCTCCCGCTCTAGCCCCTCAGCTAAGTCTTATACAGCAAGAAGTTTACATTGACGACAACTATGTGGGTAATGTGATTGGAAAGGGCGGGAAGCATATTAATTCGATCAAAGAAACAACCGGGTGCTCAATCCAGATTGACGATCATGTCGAAGGCTGCAGCGAACGCAAGATTTTGATCAGAGGAACTCCAATAGGAAGCCAAACTGCTATACTTCTGATCAATAATAAAATTGAAATGGACAGGAGAAACAAACAGAGTATAGGAGATAAACTAGAAAACCCGTTAAGCTCTTAG
- the SWC5 gene encoding Swc5p (similar to uniprot|P38326 Saccharomyces cerevisiae YBR231C SWC5 Protein of unknown function, component of the Swr1p complex that incorporates Htz1p into chromatin) produces MPNYLSQKLLRSTAMSKDNEEVQDTKGVLFNDEEDYNEEEDLDFDPSKEEGAQPNESDNDADGDTGDDDKNYEETNPDYSNIESGQGGLVRTRRARELEDELARRQKYEHIKQEGISQEAKSVWDELQQESTKRLHKSTSIMSQTKDSLGEGLTEELILIDRKYEFAGEVMHEKKWVPKSSAEAQEFLQSTKFTKNPDPSTKTKSAVNDQGLKLRRPLKRPAILEQIIAGALKPKLTTLEKSKLDWATYVDKENLNEELILHNKDGYLAKQDFLNRVETFKDDKYREMRKIQLQQRISDT; encoded by the coding sequence ATGCCAAATTatctttctcaaaaactattACGTTCAACAGCGATGAGCAAAGATAATGAGGAGGTTCAGGACACGAAAGGCGTACTCTTtaatgacgaagaggatTataatgaagaagaggactTAGACTTTGATCCCTCGAAGGAGGAAGGCGCGCAGCCAAACGAAAGCGATAATGATGCTGATGGGGACACTGGTGATGATGACAAAAACTACGAAGAAACCAATCCAGATTACTCTAACATTGAAAGTGGACAAGGTGGTTTAGTCAGGACTAGACGTGCTAGAGAACTCGAAGATGAGCTTGCGCGCCGCCAGAAATACGAGCATATCAAGCAAGAAGGTATATCGCAAGAGGCAAAGTCAGTTTGGGATGAGCTTCAGCAGGAAAGCACCAAAAGGCTTCATAAAAGCACATCTATTATGAGCCAAACCAAAGATTCATTGGGTGAAGGTTTGACCGAAGAACTGATTCTCATTGACCGTAAATACGAATTCGCTGGCGAAGTCATGCATGAGAAAAAATGGGTACCTAAGTCGAGTGCAGAAGCGCAAGAATTCCTCCAAAGCACAAAGTTCACCAAGAACCCAGatccttcaacaaaaactaAATCTGCAGTAAATGATCAGGGCCTTAAGCTGAGGCGCCCCTTAAAGAGGCCTGCGATTTTGGAGCAAATCATTGCCGGTGCCTTAAAACCAAAATTGACTACGCTTGAAAAGTCAAAACTTGATTGGGCAACATACGTCGACAAAGAAAACCTCAATGAAGAACTTATATTGCACAATAAAGATGGTTACTTGGCGAAACAGGACTTCTTGAATCGTGTTGAAACCTTTAAGGACGACAAATACAGAGAAATGAGGAAAATACAATTGCAACAGCGAATTTCGGATACATAA
- a CDS encoding uncharacterized protein (similar to uniprot|P53134 Saccharomyces cerevisiae YGL114W Putative member of the oligopeptide transporter (OPT) family of membrane transporters), with amino-acid sequence MSEVPFEHKALTRQVSLRATIAGLAIGSLVLISNFQFGLQTGWVSMMSLPSALLACAIFKQVVPLFYPNAAVFTDVENVYVQSLAVAVGTGPLAYGFVGVIPAIENFLTAEESGYTRELGQRFSFQQLLLWSLALAFFGIFFAVPLRKQVIVREKLPFPSGSATATLIAVLNGSEILQEISPKELEEMRARRLREYSDVLANDEQTPLVEERVGNSAVEESEESNGGSSRTCLDFGCPAYEATPEPAPTAHCGSYERNISILSKTFLVSSSYTILSYFLPFMKAIPVFGQHLSKTYLWNLQPSPAYIGQGIIMGLPTVSYMVFGCVLGWAVLAPLARHKKWVDPKADINDWENGVQGWILWSSLAVMVVDSVVGFIVFTTKSLVQFCLRNDKRHLLESMIDDSVQSMLLEEERIINKGNGAGRRRVSTVKLVRTDMDHEVDHRQLVKFTTVVSGLVVSSIICIVCTLYLFGTEIVPLSSVIIALFVALFLSILAVRALGETDLNPVSGIGKLSQLIFTILMPHKKGAILLNLVAGGIAEAGAQQAGDLMQDLKTGHLLGASPKAQFFAQLIGASWSIVFSSVMHIFYNRIYEIPSSQFRVPTAVIWIDCARLVTGKGLPDKALECTIILGSIFAILSLIKNLYRDRGHKWLLWIPSGVAVGVGIYNAPSFTLARFIGGCTAQYWLRTHGSDSSAKTCMIVFSSGLVLGEGICSIFNMIFTSYNVPHL; translated from the coding sequence ATGAGCGAAGTGCCTTTCGAGCATAAAGCTCTCACGCGGCAAGTATCTCTACGAGCCACTATCGCAGGTCTGGCGATTGGCTCCCTAGTTTTAATATCGAATTTTCAGTTCGGACTCCAGACAGGATGGGTTTCCATGATGTCACTGCCATCGGCTTTGCTGGCCTGCGCAATTTTCAAGCAGGTTGTGCCGCTGTTCTATCCCAATGCAGCAGTATTTACGGACGTCGAAAACGTGTATGTGCAGTCGCTAGCAGTGGCTGTGGGCACTGGTCCCCTAGCTTACGGGTTCGTTGGAGTCATACCGGCTAtcgagaactttttgaCGGCCGAGGAATCAGGATATACTAGGGAACTAGGACAGCGGTTTTCGTTCCAACAACTGCTTCTCTGGTCGTTGGCCCTTGCATTTTTTGGCATATTTTTTGCCGTACCCTTAAGAAAGCAAGTTATTGTCcgagaaaagcttccatTTCCGAGCGGCAGTGCTACTGCAACCCTAATAGCTGTTTTAAATGGATCTGAGATTCTGCAGGAAATTTCGCCAAAAGAATTAGAGGAAATGAGAGCTCGTAGGCTCCGCGAATATAGCGATGTCCTTGCCAACGATGAGCAAACTCCACTAGTGGAGGAACGAGTGGGTAATAGTGCTGTCGAGGAATCTGAGGAAAGCAACGGGGgctcatcaagaacttgtcTGGATTTCGGCTGCCCTGCATATGAGGCAACGCCAGAGCCAGCACCCACCGCGCATTGCGGCTCATACGAACGCAACATCTCCATCTTGTCAAAGACATTTCTGGTATCGTCCTCGTACACAATACTATCATATTTTCTACCATTTATGAAAGCTATTCCAGTTTTTGGGCAACACCTCTCCAAGACTTATCTTTGGAATCTGCAGCCCTCTCCTGCTTATATAGGTCAGGGAATCATAATGGGGCTTCCCACTGTGAGCTACATGGTTTTCGGATGTGTGCTGGGCTGGGCTGTGCTCGCTCCCCTGGCACGTCACAAAAAATGGGTTGATCCCAAGGCAGATATCAACGATTGGGAAAATGGCGTACAAGGCTGGATTTTATGGTCTTCTCTTGCTGTAATGGTAGTGGATTCGGTTGTGGGCTTTATTGTGTTCACCACTAAATCACTAGTACAGTTTTGTCTTCGCAATGACAAAAGGCATTTGCTAGAGTCAATGATCGACGATTCTGTTCAATCCATgctgcttgaagaagaaagaataATAAATAAAGGGAACGGCGCGGGACGCAGGCGGGTGAGCACCGTTAAACTAGTAAGGACGGATATGGATCATGAAGTTGATCATCGCCAACTTGTAAAATTCACAACAGTTGTTAGCGGACTTGTCGTGTCTTCAATCATTTGTATTGTTTGCACACTTTACCTGTTCGGCACTGAGATTGTGCCCTTGTCATCAGTTATCATTGCACTTTTCGTGGCCCTATTTCTGTCCATATTAGCGGTCCGAGCTTTGGGTGAGACCGACCTCAACCCCGTTAGCGGTATCGGCAAGCTGTCACAACTAATATTCACCATACTGATGCCTCATAAGAAAGGGGCTATTCTTTTGAACCTGGTGGCAGGCGGTATTGCCGAAGCAGGCGCACAACAAGCAGGCGATTTAATGCAGGATTTGAAGACAGGTCATCTTCTCGGAGCTTCGCCTAAAGCCCaattttttgctcaatTGATAGGTGCTTCTTGGTCTATCGTCTTTTCAAGCGTCATGCACATTTTTTACAACAGGATCTACGAGATCCCAAGCAGTCAATTCAGGGTTCCAACTGCTGTAATATGGATTGACTGCGCCCGCTTAGTGACCGGAAAGGGTCTTCCCGACAAAGCGCTGGAATGCACTATCATATTGGGAAGCATATTTGCCATCTTATCTCTAATTAAAAACCTTTATCGCGATCGCGGTCACAAATGGCTATTATGGATACCATCCGGAGTTGCAGTGGGTGTGGGTATTTATAATGCGCCAAGCTTCACCTTGGCTAGGTTTATCGGGGGCTGCACGGCACAATACTGGCTTCGTACTCATGGCAGTGATAGTAGTGCGAAGACTTGCATGATAGTTTTCAGTTCAGGACTTGTTTTAGGGGAGGGAATCTGCAGTATTTTCAACATGATTTTTACCAGTTATAACGTACCACATTTATAA